GAGCCGGCCGGCGTCGATGTGTTTGGCGCCCTCGACCATCGCCGCCTCGGCTTCACGCCGCTGCTGGAAGTCCACGTGCGCCGGCAACTTCGTGATCACCGTACGGATCGCGTCCAACTGCGAGTCGGCGAGGTCGCCGCGGCGCCTGGCTTCGGCGGCGATGTCCAGCTTTGGCGCCAACATTTCACCGGTCACCGCCATGCCGGGACAGAATGCGCGGGCGTGCTGCACTCGGTGACTGGCTTCGGTCGGGGAGAGCAGCAGCTGGTCTATCCAGCAGCTGCTGGATGTTTGTGGCCTGTAGCCGCGAGCCTCACGACAGCCCAGTCAACCCTCACGTTTTCTGACGAGAGGCCAGGTATTCGGCGTTGCCGCGGATCGCCGCCTCATAGCGGGTGATTTCCGCGCTGTCGAGCCGATCCGCCACCAGCAGGAGCATCGCCGCGAGCGCCTTGTCGTGGTGACCGGCCGCGTGCAGGGTCAAGGCCTGGAAAACACGCAACGACTCCGACTCCGGAAACTCCGCGCGAGCCTGTTCGAAGACCGCCAGCGACTCGTCGAGCCGGCCGAGGTTGCGCAGCGTACTTCCATACTGCAGCAGGCATTTCCGCTTGGTCTCGCCGGAAAGTCCCGGCAGCGCCTGCTCGTAGTAACCGGCCGCCTTCTCCTCCTGGCCGTCGGTGTCGTACGAGCCGCCGACCTCGTAGAGGACGTACGGATTTCCGGGATGCCGGGTCAGCAGATCCTCGAAGAAGTCGATGGTCGGCCGCATGTTGTCGCGGTCGCGCGCGGCGAACGCCTTCTCGATGGTCGCTGCCAGCTCCGCGGTCGGTTCGGTGGTCACCTGGTCATGATGCCAAACGGCGCGTCCGAGTCGACAACGGCAACACCGCGAGTGATCATGTCCTCACCGGGAATTCTGTGGGGGGATGATCGGAATGCCGACACGGTGGTTGGCGGCCGGATTGGCCGTGTGCCTGCTGTTCGCGGTGACGGCCGCGGCCGAGAAGCCGCCGGTGCGGATCCTGCCGATCGGCGACGCCACGACCGACGGTCTCACCGCGCCCGACGGCACACCTGGCGCCTATCGCAACGATTTGTGGCAGCTGCTCACGGCCGACGGATACGCGGTCAACTTCGTCGGCTCGCGGATGTCGGCGCAGCCGCCGTTGCGCGATCCCGACCACGAAGGCCATCCGGACTGGACGGTCGCCGACATCGACGGCCACGTCGGCGGATGGCTGCGGACGTACGCGCCGGACGTCGTCCTGCTGCAGATCGGCATCAACGACCTGAGCCGCGGCAGCTCACCGGACCAGACCGCCAGCGCTGTTTCGCATCTGGTTTCGACGATTCTGACCGTACGGCCACAGGTGCGACTGTTCGTCGGCACGCTTCTGCCTTCTCCCAACGAAAAACTCGACGCCAAGATCGTCGATTTCAACAAGGCGCTCAACAAGCTGCGAAACGTGCACCTGGTCGACCTGTATTCGGCGCTGGACACCACCGACGTCTACGACAACATCCGGCCGACCGGCGGCGGATTCTCCCGGATGGCCGCACGTTGGTACGCCGCCCTGCTCGGCACGCAACTGCCGCGTTTCGAGGCGGAGGACGCCAATCTGACCGGCGCGTCCGAGCTGCGAACGCCGACCGCGTCCGGCGGCACCAAGGCCGCGGCGCTGGCCGCCGGCGCCTCGCTCGTGGTGACCTTCTCCGCCGGCCAGGCCGGTGACGAGCGCGTCTACATCCGCGCGGACAATGGCACCGGGCAGGCCTGCGACCAGCAGATCTACGGCAAGGACGGCGTACCGGTCACGGTCAGGTATGCCGGCTGGCCGGCCTGGGACGTCTACGGCATCACCGCGGTCACGCTCCACGTCGACCAGGGTGACAACACGCTGACCTTCACCGGCGGCCAGTGCGGCGCCGAAATCGACGCGATCATGGTGGCGCCAGTGACCACTTCGCCGTATCTCTAGTCACTCTCCGGGCGGACCGGTGGCCGGCTCCGCCGGCGGCGGCTCGCGGTGCTGGCAGTCGCACCACGAACCGCCACGGCACTCGTCGTGCCGCTTGTCCCGGCAGGCCTCGCAGATCATCTACTTCTGCTCGTAGACCGGCGTGACGCCGCCGCGCGCGAGCGTGTGGAAGAACAGGTTGAAGCCGAGGAACGCGGGCCTGGCCTCGG
The nucleotide sequence above comes from Fodinicola acaciae. Encoded proteins:
- a CDS encoding GDSL-type esterase/lipase family protein, producing the protein MPTRWLAAGLAVCLLFAVTAAAEKPPVRILPIGDATTDGLTAPDGTPGAYRNDLWQLLTADGYAVNFVGSRMSAQPPLRDPDHEGHPDWTVADIDGHVGGWLRTYAPDVVLLQIGINDLSRGSSPDQTASAVSHLVSTILTVRPQVRLFVGTLLPSPNEKLDAKIVDFNKALNKLRNVHLVDLYSALDTTDVYDNIRPTGGGFSRMAARWYAALLGTQLPRFEAEDANLTGASELRTPTASGGTKAAALAAGASLVVTFSAGQAGDERVYIRADNGTGQACDQQIYGKDGVPVTVRYAGWPAWDVYGITAVTLHVDQGDNTLTFTGGQCGAEIDAIMVAPVTTSPYL
- a CDS encoding tetratricopeptide repeat protein; its protein translation is MTTEPTAELAATIEKAFAARDRDNMRPTIDFFEDLLTRHPGNPYVLYEVGGSYDTDGQEEKAAGYYEQALPGLSGETKRKCLLQYGSTLRNLGRLDESLAVFEQARAEFPESESLRVFQALTLHAAGHHDKALAAMLLLVADRLDSAEITRYEAAIRGNAEYLASRQKT